Proteins found in one Bacilli bacterium PM5-9 genomic segment:
- a CDS encoding osmoprotectant transport system substrate-binding protein (product_source=KO:K05845; cath_funfam=3.30.1360.40; cleavage_site_network=SignalP-noTM; cog=COG1732; ko=KO:K05845; pfam=PF04069; superfamily=53850) codes for MFKKILSAATVICLCFTLVACGGSSSKSDKEMTLLKGQYSEITIIMEMAKILIEENTDIKVNYQDSMNTVAAAKTVENGDVDLYVSYDGTLLSTILQSDPSEVPKNESLFDYTNKLAKEKKKIELLSKFGFENTYAMAIKEDFAKKNNIKTISDLTKYSKDLVFGAEHEFFDEEGSVRFKPVNSAYGLEWKDSKSLDIGLKYSSIDSGNIDATVVYSTDGLNKKSDLRILVDDKGFFPEYNAGFLMRESLFEEYKETAPKLKEILSKLDNAITNEQMIEMNYQVDANKKDIHEVANQFLIDNNLK; via the coding sequence ATGTTTAAGAAAATTTTATCAGCGGCTACAGTAATTTGTTTATGTTTTACTTTAGTAGCGTGTGGTGGTTCATCAAGTAAGAGTGATAAGGAAATGACTTTATTAAAAGGGCAATATTCTGAAATCACAATTATTATGGAAATGGCAAAAATTCTAATTGAAGAGAATACTGATATTAAAGTAAATTATCAGGATTCAATGAATACGGTTGCTGCAGCCAAAACTGTTGAAAATGGTGATGTTGATTTATACGTATCTTATGATGGTACATTACTATCAACTATTTTACAAAGCGATCCAAGTGAAGTGCCAAAAAATGAAAGTTTATTTGATTATACAAATAAGTTAGCAAAAGAAAAGAAAAAAATTGAATTGTTATCTAAGTTTGGTTTTGAAAATACTTATGCTATGGCAATAAAAGAAGATTTTGCTAAAAAGAACAATATTAAAACTATTAGTGATTTAACTAAATATTCAAAAGACTTAGTATTTGGTGCTGAACATGAGTTTTTTGATGAAGAAGGTAGTGTTCGTTTTAAACCTGTAAATAGTGCTTATGGATTAGAATGGAAAGATAGTAAATCATTAGATATTGGTTTAAAATATTCATCAATTGATAGTGGAAATATTGATGCTACTGTTGTTTATTCTACTGATGGATTAAATAAAAAATCTGATTTAAGAATTTTAGTTGATGATAAAGGGTTCTTCCCGGAATATAATGCTGGATTTTTAATGAGAGAATCTTTATTTGAGGAGTATAAAGAGACTGCTCCAAAATTAAAAGAAATTTTATCAAAATTAGATAATGCTATTACTAATGAACAAATGATTGAAATGAATTATCAAGTTGATGCTAATAAAAAAGATATTCATGAAGTAGCAAATCAATTTTTAATTGATAATAACTTAAAATAA
- a CDS encoding surface polysaccharide O-acyltransferase-like enzyme (product_source=COG3274; cog=COG3274; pfam=PF01757; superfamily=47954,55347; transmembrane_helix_parts=Inside_1_11,TMhelix_12_34,Outside_35_48,TMhelix_49_71,Inside_72_83,TMhelix_84_103,Outside_104_126,TMhelix_127_149,Inside_150_155,TMhelix_156_172,Outside_173_181,TMhelix_182_204,Inside_205_212,TMhelix_213_230,Outside_231_239,TMhelix_240_262,Inside_263_282,TMhelix_283_302,Outside_303_311,TMhelix_312_334,Inside_335_344), with protein sequence MENKNRVYYYDGLRVLCAALVVMLHSISIRVYGFNELSDTVWTFMNSVNAFTRVGVSVFFMISGALLLSNKKNNSYEYVIKHRVVKVIVQLLIFSVFYAFVYGKVLDIENYSLISFFKGFLTNDIELKFWFLYVLIGLYLSTPIFRIIVEKADRKYLWYLVALSIVGRYLFYDINTILNLKIRFEIPIASSFVGVFILGYLLSTMTIEKKKRYILYLIGFLACLFRIYMTNMLSVNEGKLVMDWMSNPTFNVLISSIALFVFAKESKMFEKISKTKVIQELSKLTLGIYLFHPVIIKYVVHTRNWKSANMEIYHVIALFLIAFIGAIIISFILSKIKYVKNLIS encoded by the coding sequence ATGGAAAATAAAAATAGAGTTTATTATTATGATGGACTAAGAGTGTTATGTGCTGCTTTAGTTGTTATGTTACATTCAATTTCAATAAGAGTATATGGTTTTAATGAATTAAGTGATACAGTTTGGACTTTTATGAATTCAGTGAATGCTTTTACTAGAGTTGGAGTTAGTGTATTTTTTATGATATCTGGAGCTTTATTGCTTAGCAATAAAAAAAATAATTCTTATGAGTATGTTATCAAACATCGTGTTGTTAAAGTTATTGTGCAATTACTTATTTTTTCAGTTTTTTATGCATTTGTATATGGAAAAGTACTAGATATTGAAAATTATAGTTTAATAAGTTTTTTTAAGGGATTTCTAACTAATGATATAGAACTTAAATTTTGGTTTCTTTATGTTTTAATTGGTTTATACTTAAGTACACCAATATTTAGAATAATTGTTGAAAAAGCAGATAGAAAATATTTATGGTATCTTGTAGCTCTTTCAATAGTGGGTAGATACTTATTTTATGATATTAATACTATTTTGAATTTAAAAATAAGATTTGAAATTCCGATTGCATCATCATTTGTTGGTGTCTTTATTTTAGGTTACTTATTAAGTACAATGACAATAGAAAAGAAAAAAAGATATATATTATATTTAATTGGTTTTCTTGCTTGTCTATTTAGAATATATATGACTAATATGCTTAGTGTTAATGAAGGTAAACTAGTTATGGATTGGATGAGTAATCCAACTTTTAATGTTTTGATTTCTTCTATTGCATTATTTGTCTTTGCAAAAGAAAGTAAAATGTTTGAAAAAATTTCAAAAACTAAAGTAATTCAAGAACTTTCAAAATTAACTTTAGGAATTTATTTATTTCACCCAGTAATTATTAAATATGTTGTCCATACTAGAAATTGGAAATCAGCAAACATGGAAATTTATCATGTTATTGCACTATTTTTAATTGCTTTTATTGGGGCAATAATTATAAGTTTTATTTTAAGTAAAATAAAGTATGTTAAAAACTTAATTTCATAA
- a CDS encoding osmoprotectant transport system ATP-binding protein (product_source=KO:K05847; cath_funfam=3.10.580.10,3.40.50.300; cog=COG1125; ko=KO:K05847; pfam=PF00005,PF00571; smart=SM00116,SM00382; superfamily=52540,54631; tigrfam=TIGR01186), protein MIEFKHVSKSYQDNEVIEDLNLTINDGEFVCIIGPSGCGKTTTLKMINRLNKLNGGEILIDGVNINDIEVTKLRQGIGYVIQQIGLFPNMSVKQNISVVPNLLKWSNEKIDKRVRELLKMINMPYDEYADKYPNELSGGQQQRIGVLRALAANAPIILMDEPFGALDPITRDILQDELKTIHKKLKKTIVFVTHDMDEAVKMADRILFMEGGKILQFATPEDMLNKPASPVIKDFLGKISYSHNANDLTCADVMRKKVFSVNKSRKTLECINLMNQRDIGSLIVVDDNDKFLGIVRIEDIKEHGVPGESIEKILKSDVKTVLINTNAKEAFDEFYDGHLDYLTVLNRDKTVAGIITKTSMAKALGSLVWGEE, encoded by the coding sequence TTGATTGAATTTAAACATGTAAGTAAGTCTTATCAAGACAATGAAGTAATTGAAGATTTAAACTTAACAATTAATGATGGAGAGTTTGTTTGTATTATTGGTCCATCGGGTTGTGGAAAGACGACAACTTTAAAAATGATCAACCGCTTAAATAAATTAAATGGTGGTGAAATATTAATTGATGGTGTAAATATAAATGATATTGAAGTCACTAAGTTAAGACAAGGTATTGGTTATGTTATTCAGCAAATTGGATTATTTCCAAATATGAGCGTTAAGCAAAATATTAGTGTTGTTCCTAATCTTTTAAAATGGAGTAATGAAAAAATTGATAAAAGAGTTAGAGAATTATTAAAAATGATTAATATGCCATACGATGAATATGCTGATAAGTATCCAAATGAATTATCTGGTGGACAACAGCAAAGAATAGGTGTTTTAAGAGCTTTAGCAGCGAATGCTCCAATTATTTTAATGGACGAGCCATTTGGTGCCCTTGATCCAATCACAAGAGATATTCTTCAAGATGAGTTAAAAACAATTCATAAAAAATTAAAAAAGACAATTGTGTTTGTTACTCATGATATGGATGAGGCTGTTAAAATGGCTGATCGAATTCTTTTTATGGAAGGTGGTAAAATTTTACAATTTGCTACTCCTGAAGATATGCTAAATAAACCAGCTAGTCCTGTTATTAAAGACTTTTTAGGTAAAATATCTTATTCTCATAATGCTAATGATTTAACTTGTGCTGATGTTATGAGAAAGAAAGTATTTAGTGTTAATAAATCTCGTAAAACATTAGAATGTATTAACTTAATGAATCAAAGAGATATTGGCTCACTAATTGTAGTTGATGATAATGATAAGTTTTTAGGTATTGTTAGAATTGAAGATATTAAAGAACATGGTGTTCCAGGTGAATCGATTGAAAAAATATTAAAATCAGATGTTAAGACTGTTTTAATTAATACAAATGCTAAAGAAGCTTTTGATGAATTTTATGATGGTCACTTAGATTATTTAACTGTTTTAAATCGTGATAAAACAGTCGCAGGTATTATTACAAAAACTAGTATGGCTAAAGCATTAGGAAGTTTAGTTTGGGGTGAGGAGTAA
- a CDS encoding glycerol-3-phosphate acyltransferase PlsY (product_source=KO:K08591; cog=COG0344; ko=KO:K08591; pfam=PF02660; smart=SM01207; tigrfam=TIGR00023; transmembrane_helix_parts=Inside_1_6,TMhelix_7_29,Outside_30_55,TMhelix_56_78,Inside_79_84,TMhelix_85_104,Outside_105_113,TMhelix_114_136,Inside_137_142,TMhelix_143_165,Outside_166_201): MEIINYLLIIILGYLIGSIPFALIIGKLFYNQDIRKSGSGNLGGTNAGRTLGKKAGAAVMILDITKAFIAISLATIIINHFEMNVNPNFCGLAVVFGHCYPIFAGFKGGKGVACAAGFILAINPILLLLAVVILVINLKIHHMMSLAVLVTLLVVTTMAFTIPYFDNTKYVLSILTVFLFFQHRDNIKRILNGTENKISWL; this comes from the coding sequence ATGGAAATTATAAATTATTTATTAATAATCATATTAGGATATTTAATAGGAAGTATACCTTTTGCATTAATAATTGGTAAGCTATTTTATAATCAAGATATTAGAAAATCAGGATCTGGAAATCTTGGCGGAACAAATGCAGGTCGAACACTAGGCAAAAAAGCTGGTGCTGCAGTAATGATTTTAGACATTACAAAAGCCTTTATAGCCATTAGTCTAGCAACTATAATAATAAATCATTTTGAAATGAATGTTAATCCAAATTTTTGTGGTTTAGCAGTTGTATTTGGACATTGTTATCCAATATTTGCTGGATTTAAAGGTGGTAAAGGTGTTGCTTGTGCTGCTGGGTTTATTTTAGCAATCAATCCAATATTATTATTGCTTGCTGTTGTAATATTAGTTATCAATCTAAAAATTCATCATATGATGTCTTTAGCTGTTTTAGTTACTTTACTAGTAGTAACAACTATGGCATTTACAATCCCATATTTTGATAATACAAAGTATGTCTTATCAATATTAACTGTCTTTTTATTCTTTCAACATCGTGATAATATTAAAAGAATTCTCAATGGGACAGAAAATAAAATATCATGGTTATAA
- a CDS encoding osmoprotectant transport system permease protein (product_source=KO:K05846; cath_funfam=1.10.3720.10; cog=COG1174; ko=KO:K05846; pfam=PF00528; superfamily=161098; transmembrane_helix_parts=Outside_1_14,TMhelix_15_37,Inside_38_49,TMhelix_50_72,Outside_73_81,TMhelix_82_104,Inside_105_143,TMhelix_144_166,Outside_167_175,TMhelix_176_195,Inside_196_210) — protein MSEFLDKYGVMLMHAVITHTKFVVISVAIGFVIAFVFGIILSRFPKISAVVIPIISVFQTIPGLVFIGVLFIYTGIQDLTVIIALSIYAIFPILKNTYIGLITVDPNLKEAARGCGMSKMQILYKVELPLASASIVAGIRMSTIYTVSWAVLAAMIGLGGLGEFVYRGIETNNTELILGGAIPAALLAMLFGYAIDAIQTKLTPRGLKKE, from the coding sequence ATGAGTGAATTTTTAGACAAATATGGCGTAATGTTGATGCATGCTGTTATAACACATACTAAATTTGTTGTTATATCAGTTGCAATTGGTTTTGTTATTGCCTTTGTTTTTGGAATTATTTTATCAAGGTTTCCAAAAATATCAGCAGTTGTAATTCCGATTATAAGTGTTTTTCAAACAATACCGGGATTAGTATTTATTGGAGTTTTGTTTATATATACAGGTATTCAAGATTTAACAGTAATTATTGCCTTATCAATTTATGCAATATTCCCGATACTAAAAAATACTTATATTGGTTTGATTACAGTTGATCCAAACTTAAAAGAAGCTGCTCGTGGTTGTGGAATGTCAAAGATGCAAATTTTATATAAAGTTGAATTACCTTTAGCATCTGCTTCAATTGTTGCAGGAATTAGAATGTCAACTATATATACTGTGAGTTGGGCTGTTTTAGCGGCGATGATTGGTTTAGGTGGTTTAGGTGAATTTGTTTATCGTGGAATCGAAACAAATAATACTGAATTAATTTTGGGTGGTGCTATTCCAGCTGCTTTACTAGCAATGCTTTTTGGATATGCTATTGATGCCATTCAAACTAAATTAACACCACGTGGCTTAAAAAAGGAGTGA
- a CDS encoding putative GNAT family acetyltransferase (product_source=COG2388; cath_funfam=3.40.630.30; cog=COG2388; ko=KO:K06975; pfam=PF14542; superfamily=55729) encodes MKCIKKNNKFVLEDELGNFRGEMTFKLKDDNVIVVDHTYVPKEFAGQGYARVLLNNVVEYAKENNFKILPVCAYVKSKLNNDSEYNDIEICEE; translated from the coding sequence ATGAAGTGTATTAAAAAAAATAATAAATTTGTTTTAGAAGATGAATTAGGAAATTTTCGGGGAGAAATGACATTTAAATTGAAAGATGATAATGTTATTGTTGTCGATCATACATATGTACCAAAAGAGTTTGCTGGACAAGGTTATGCAAGAGTTTTATTAAATAATGTAGTAGAATATGCAAAAGAAAATAATTTTAAAATATTGCCAGTTTGTGCCTATGTTAAAAGTAAATTAAATAATGATAGTGAATATAATGATATAGAAATTTGTGAGGAATAG
- a CDS encoding osmoprotectant transport system permease protein (product_source=KO:K05846; cath_funfam=1.10.3720.10; cog=COG1174; ko=KO:K05846; pfam=PF00528; superfamily=161098; transmembrane_helix_parts=Outside_1_9,TMhelix_10_32,Inside_33_52,TMhelix_53_75,Outside_76_130,TMhelix_131_153,Inside_154_165,TMhelix_166_188,Outside_189_197) — MEIQYVIQHIQLVLVSFIFTTIIGLTLGIIGYNFKKARHIILWVVDVLQTIPVLALLGIIMIFTGATFTTVVIGIVLYSLLPVVRNTIVGLEQISPAIIEATVGMGMGRFQRLIKVEFPLAFPVIFTGLRISVVTSIGIAVFGAIVGGGGLGSTINRAIMIQDKEVLFQATLALVIMSLVFDFVMSIIEKKLDYNQK; from the coding sequence ATGGAAATACAATATGTTATACAACACATTCAATTAGTTCTAGTATCATTTATTTTCACAACTATTATTGGTTTAACATTAGGAATAATTGGATATAATTTTAAAAAAGCAAGACACATTATTTTATGGGTTGTCGATGTTTTACAAACAATACCTGTTTTAGCTTTATTAGGTATTATTATGATTTTTACAGGTGCTACTTTTACAACAGTAGTAATTGGAATTGTTTTATATTCATTGTTGCCAGTGGTTAGAAATACCATTGTTGGTTTAGAACAAATTAGTCCAGCGATAATAGAGGCTACAGTAGGAATGGGAATGGGACGTTTTCAAAGACTAATTAAGGTTGAATTTCCTTTGGCTTTTCCCGTTATTTTTACTGGTTTACGAATTTCAGTTGTTACTTCAATTGGAATTGCTGTATTTGGTGCTATTGTTGGTGGTGGTGGTCTTGGTTCAACTATCAATAGAGCGATTATGATTCAAGATAAAGAGGTATTGTTTCAAGCTACTTTAGCATTAGTTATAATGTCTTTAGTATTTGATTTTGTTATGTCAATCATTGAAAAGAAATTAGATTATAATCAAAAATAA
- a CDS encoding hypothetical protein (product_source=Hypo-rule applied; cath_funfam=1.10.1200.70; superfamily=63411), whose translation MGLKVDNTALASDALQKELRNLRINKLIREYKEEHPNLSDEEYEIAKKKIAEKVYKEED comes from the coding sequence ATGGGACTAAAAGTAGATAATACTGCACTAGCATCTGATGCACTGCAAAAGGAATTAAGAAACCTTAGAATAAATAAACTAATACGTGAATATAAAGAGGAACATCCAAATCTAAGTGATGAAGAATATGAAATTGCTAAGAAAAAAATAGCTGAAAAAGTATATAAAGAAGAAGATTAA
- a CDS encoding carnitine O-acetyltransferase (product_source=KO:K00624; cath_funfam=3.30.559.10; ko=KO:K00624; pfam=PF00755; superfamily=52777) codes for MKNSLNLKQLNLCSLEETKEWYLECLKPFVNKLEYLEARNNIETFILNEGSLLQDKLEKYKKDIYPNSWLMPYSKDIYLNGRGPVAIKSNYLLETIPYKKDIDYLTFVVRLICGIQDLYIDLSNKKINQMKTKDQLLCMKQLKGFLRGTRILNHNKDIYEIFEDYKDINSGIIFYKNNCYQIKLFEEDGTKISEQEIFCQIKQILDTVIENDKLSISVLAFNNHDDSLKIIEQHQDNQKNLEILNKGMFCLTLWDKNSTEVSTNQKTYYDTSNAWPLKSWNIDAFRDLVCTFNNEHTYVDGATSSTLVCELFDRIDKIETVFNNNDYSKVSLNELTFDFNQESLKLIKDNYLKYANQFDSKRFEFNNLNTNKIRSNKINIDAVYQLGFLYADYYTFKELKVIHESVSVAHFYDGRTSCLKSASCEGIEFVKALASSSDVKVIFDLLKNASLRHLEGISKAKDFCCIARHLAGLNLMSENEISIYQDKYLQKYLDQEICTSSMGNNKLINRFSYAPVSENGLGIGYLCHDDKFIADISYYKSDEADIVTFYNKLNEYFIKINDFLDKI; via the coding sequence ATGAAAAATAGTTTGAATTTAAAACAGCTTAATTTATGTAGTCTTGAAGAAACTAAAGAGTGGTATTTAGAGTGTTTAAAGCCATTTGTTAATAAATTAGAATATCTTGAAGCAAGAAATAATATTGAAACTTTTATATTGAATGAAGGGTCTTTATTACAAGATAAACTAGAAAAATATAAAAAGGACATTTATCCAAATAGTTGGTTAATGCCATATTCTAAAGATATTTACTTAAATGGTAGAGGCCCAGTTGCTATAAAAAGTAATTATTTATTAGAAACTATTCCTTATAAAAAAGATATTGATTACCTAACTTTTGTTGTAAGGTTAATTTGTGGTATTCAAGATTTGTATATTGATTTATCTAATAAAAAAATTAATCAAATGAAAACAAAAGACCAATTATTGTGTATGAAACAATTAAAAGGGTTTTTAAGAGGTACAAGAATTTTAAATCATAATAAAGATATTTATGAAATATTTGAAGATTATAAAGATATTAATAGTGGTATTATTTTTTATAAAAATAATTGTTATCAAATTAAATTATTTGAAGAAGATGGTACTAAAATAAGTGAACAAGAAATTTTTTGTCAAATAAAACAAATATTAGATACTGTTATTGAAAATGATAAATTATCTATTAGTGTTTTAGCATTTAATAACCATGATGATAGTTTAAAGATAATTGAACAACATCAAGATAATCAAAAAAACTTAGAAATATTAAATAAGGGAATGTTTTGTTTAACTTTGTGGGATAAAAATAGTACTGAAGTATCAACTAATCAAAAAACATATTATGATACAAGTAATGCTTGGCCTTTAAAGTCATGGAATATTGATGCCTTTCGTGATTTAGTTTGTACTTTTAATAATGAGCATACTTATGTTGATGGCGCAACTTCTTCAACTTTAGTTTGTGAATTGTTTGATCGTATTGATAAAATAGAAACTGTTTTTAATAATAATGATTATTCAAAAGTATCTTTAAATGAATTAACTTTTGATTTTAATCAAGAAAGTTTAAAACTAATTAAAGATAACTATTTAAAATATGCAAATCAATTTGATAGTAAAAGATTTGAGTTTAATAATTTAAATACTAATAAAATAAGGTCAAATAAAATTAATATTGATGCTGTATATCAACTTGGGTTTTTATATGCTGATTATTATACTTTTAAAGAACTAAAGGTAATTCATGAATCAGTTAGTGTTGCTCATTTCTATGATGGAAGAACTTCTTGTTTGAAAAGTGCTAGTTGTGAGGGAATAGAATTTGTTAAGGCACTAGCAAGCTCAAGTGATGTTAAAGTTATTTTTGACTTGTTAAAAAATGCTAGTTTAAGACATTTAGAGGGTATTAGTAAGGCAAAAGATTTTTGTTGTATCGCAAGGCATCTTGCTGGATTAAATTTAATGAGTGAAAATGAAATAAGTATTTATCAAGATAAATATCTACAAAAGTATTTAGATCAAGAAATATGTACTTCATCAATGGGTAACAATAAATTAATAAATCGCTTTTCTTATGCTCCTGTTAGTGAGAATGGACTTGGTATTGGTTATTTATGTCATGATGATAAGTTCATTGCTGATATATCATATTATAAAAGTGATGAAGCAGATATAGTTACTTTCTATAATAAATTAAATGAATATTTTATAAAAATTAATGATTTTTTAGACAAAATATAG
- a CDS encoding hypothetical protein (product_source=Hypo-rule applied; superfamily=158442; transmembrane_helix_parts=Inside_1_6,TMhelix_7_25,Outside_26_37,TMhelix_38_55,Inside_56_70,TMhelix_71_93,Outside_94_97,TMhelix_98_118,Inside_119_124,TMhelix_125_147,Outside_148_180,TMhelix_181_200,Inside_201_218), producing MNNNKNKIITTFLLILALALTMFHLKNAIATQSKSDYLLALQMLLGIATIYVPNITQKIFKIELAQSLKYFYWLFILFAVFIGTGMKFYHIIIFWDKLLHISSAILLCAIGLSIAITLNKNNKEVNPLFIALFAFLFAATIGIFWEFHEFTFDYLLDMNMQRYLTPSGVELIGQSVLYDTMSDLLCNITGALIFTVYSLFKMRKDIGWINTYKFKKTA from the coding sequence ATGAATAATAATAAAAATAAAATTATTACAACTTTTCTATTAATACTCGCACTTGCACTAACAATGTTTCATTTAAAAAATGCAATTGCAACACAAAGTAAAAGTGATTATCTTTTAGCACTTCAAATGCTCTTAGGAATTGCAACAATTTATGTTCCAAACATTACTCAAAAAATATTTAAAATTGAATTAGCACAATCACTAAAATATTTTTATTGGTTATTTATTTTATTTGCTGTTTTTATTGGAACAGGCATGAAATTTTACCATATAATTATTTTTTGGGATAAACTATTACATATTTCCTCAGCAATTTTATTATGTGCAATAGGATTATCTATAGCAATTACTCTAAATAAAAACAATAAGGAAGTCAATCCATTATTTATAGCACTATTTGCCTTTCTTTTTGCAGCAACCATTGGAATATTTTGGGAGTTTCATGAGTTTACCTTTGATTATTTACTAGATATGAATATGCAAAGATATTTAACTCCAAGTGGCGTAGAATTAATCGGTCAAAGTGTTCTATATGATACAATGTCAGACTTATTATGCAACATTACTGGAGCATTGATATTTACTGTTTACAGCCTATTTAAGATGAGAAAAGATATTGGTTGGATAAATACCTATAAATTCAAAAAAACAGCCTAA
- a CDS encoding transposase (product_source=KO:K07486; cog=COG3547; ko=KO:K07486; pfam=PF01548,PF02371; superfamily=47781,53067) yields the protein MFYLGIDIAKTNHVASLLDENGKVVIKNIKFTNSNEGYKTLLEIISCIVDDSSMVLVAMEATGHYWLSIYSQLIDDNYNVSVFNPFQIKSYRPAYSLRKQKNDVIDSIIIADYLRVFGSENSKLPEEDILALKQLTRYRSSLVNNIASLKTQVIGLLDKVFPEYQSFFCDVFGTTSKQVLLNCPTPDDIIKINTTKLSNILSKNSKGKFNKNTAKSIKEIAKTSFGTKYASDACSFEIKQIINQIIFLESQIDTLDIKIKELYSNLDSYLLTVPGIGSVLAPIILAEIGNINNFDKPSKLLAFAGLDPSENQSGNKISTNEKTSKRGSPFLRHAIYQASFVAMNHNKDLRAYYDKKKSEGKHHYVAMTGVSRKLLTIIFYILKEQRNYRP from the coding sequence ATGTTCTACTTAGGTATTGATATTGCTAAAACTAATCATGTTGCATCTTTATTAGATGAAAATGGTAAAGTCGTTATTAAAAATATCAAATTCACTAATTCTAATGAAGGCTATAAAACCTTATTAGAAATTATCTCTTGTATCGTAGATGATTCATCTATGGTACTTGTTGCAATGGAGGCTACTGGTCATTATTGGTTATCTATTTATTCACAGTTAATCGATGATAACTACAATGTCTCAGTGTTTAATCCATTTCAGATCAAGTCTTATCGCCCTGCTTATTCCCTTAGAAAACAGAAAAATGATGTTATTGATTCTATCATTATTGCTGACTATTTAAGAGTCTTTGGAAGCGAAAATTCAAAACTACCAGAAGAGGATATTCTTGCTTTAAAACAATTAACTAGATATCGCTCCTCTTTAGTTAATAATATTGCTTCACTTAAAACTCAGGTAATTGGTTTATTAGACAAAGTATTTCCAGAATATCAATCTTTCTTTTGTGATGTCTTTGGAACTACTTCTAAGCAAGTTTTATTAAACTGCCCAACACCTGATGATATCATTAAAATCAACACTACTAAGTTATCTAATATTTTATCAAAAAACTCTAAAGGTAAATTCAATAAGAATACTGCTAAAAGTATCAAAGAAATAGCTAAGACATCTTTTGGCACTAAATATGCTAGTGATGCTTGTTCTTTTGAAATTAAGCAAATAATTAATCAAATTATTTTCTTAGAATCCCAAATAGATACATTAGATATAAAAATCAAAGAACTATATAGCAACCTAGATTCCTATCTTTTAACGGTTCCTGGTATTGGCTCAGTTCTTGCTCCAATTATTTTAGCAGAAATTGGAAATATCAATAACTTTGACAAACCTTCTAAACTATTAGCTTTCGCAGGATTGGATCCTTCAGAAAATCAATCTGGTAATAAGATATCTACTAATGAAAAAACTTCAAAAAGAGGTTCTCCTTTTCTTCGTCATGCCATTTATCAAGCATCTTTTGTCGCAATGAATCACAACAAAGATTTAAGAGCTTATTATGATAAGAAGAAATCAGAAGGCAAACACCATTACGTTGCTATGACTGGTGTTTCTAGAAAATTACTTACTATAATATTTTATATCCTTAAAGAACAAAGAAATTATAGACCATAA